tatctatctatctatctattatctatctatctatctatctatctatctatctatctatctatctctctatctatctatctatctatctatcaacagctcaaaggaaaaggaaaggttaaaactaagtaagctttatcagaaaggtctatataaatacaccagtaaaccctcaaagtaatgttgctctgagtcctctgtcaaaagaaacaccacatttctttccttctattgtgtactcatgggcttctgtatcagacttcctgttttcatcttaaacctcattgccccgggcgtgagcatgctcagtttgttcctctctcccctcccttctctgctgtaatctgagccctgagctataagtgagcagagagaggctcaggcaggaagtgatatcacaccaagctaataagGCAgcggctatctatctatctatcatctatctatctatctatctatctaactagtTGGTGTATCTATATattcaaattaagtttttttttctaatttaaaacctcaaaaaatgatACACAGTAAAATCACATCACATTTTCATTCAGCATAACACATTTtcaattaatctaatttttttaaaactgagttGTTTATGCACTTGGAAAACTCGAATGTCAACATTTTTACTTGATGTAATggtaaaacttgaatataaaatccTCTGTCCTACTgaaagaataaaaacacattgtatgtatgtaacagcaccatcatttatttgtatacccataaatctttatttacataaaactGATTGAAACAATCATGACAATAAATAAAAGACAGATACAGTTACATGTGTTACATGTCAGAAGACCCAGTAGGAAGAATAAGTAGTTATACTCAAAATAGAAGagataaaaatcatgtaaaatgtgtattggttttcctaatttaattgaaaaatccaaaaaactgaACCTTTCATTTCATGGGAGGGTAATGCATCTCTACAAAGGCCCCCAATGAGATATCAGAAATGTGTCGGCTGCATATCTGACCCTGCTCCTTGTATATGCGTGTAGGTGGGATTAATTACTGACAAAAGTGGGTCCATTAAACagtaagattattattattatgtctagAACTGACTTCAATTTGATCTTTACGTTGTCCAGCTGAGCAGCACATCTAAAATAGCTGACATGGCTAAACGTCTGCTATGATTAGCATCACAAAACCGAAACAATATGGTCATCTATTACATATCAAATCCAAGTAAAGATGTAATCAGATTTTCAGTCTTTGTCCTGTATGCTTGCACTCTGATGACTGCCAGGgtctgaaagaaaacaaaaaataattctttttaaaaGATAAAAGTTGTTACTTGGCACAAGCAATCTTAGTGAGGACATAATTGGTATTATGAAGAAACTGGAGATCTAATGGCATATGACATAAGTGTAGGCCAATAGATAATCAATTttgtggaaggaaaagtcttgcaggccctgTATGGACCCTCACATTTGAAAACGTAGGGTTTTACCGCATCGCTGGCAGCAGTCATACCAAATCTATAAAACACTGTATGGTAAACTGCCTTTAGTATCTGTCGCAATATCCCTCTATACCCTATTACATTATAAATTTATTCTGAATTCATATAGCTGAATTAGCATTAGCTTTTATGAACACCAAGGCAGCCATCTTTTTAGGGAATATCTCTAGTCAGGTTAAGATTGGACCTATACAGTTGAGCTGCTACGAGGAATACTATTTATGGTTCTGTTCTCTTGATCTTGACCTCGTTGTAATAAGACAATGGATTATTATGAGTGGTATTTAAGATGATAAGGATTTTGAGGTCAGTTAGTCTATAGAGACAACGGAGGTTTAAGCAAactaaatagtaataaaaatataaaggtgATGGGGGTTGACCTTCCCTTGCACACAGAACAAAAGCCACACAGTAGGTTGAACCAGAGGGCTGAAGCCAAATGAATGTGACAGACAGGTTAATGAGTAGGCGTGCTCTAAGGACCCCACATGTCCATTGGAGTAGCCAATGGAGTTTAGCTATGTTTTCTTTTGAGCAATAATACCACATTGCACAGTTAATGGAAACATGTTTCTAAATGTGTTACATAATAATATCATATCACAGATAGTTGAGGATCCAACCAGAAATTATGCTTAATATGATCACCCCTTGGCCTGGCTTGTACAATTCACTGTTCTAACAAACAAACCAAGGTAACACATACATGCTAGGCTACATCAACCAATGAATGGACAAAGACATGTCATTTActcccacatttcttcctgttaaagtAAGAGCAGCATTAttcctggtcaggtgatctctgaggcatcaCGCAGACCATAGGGTACGGGGTGGAAAAAGTCAATATTAACTGACATGTATAAGGCATGGTAAGGGCACTTAATTGTTTATTCATTCcatggtatagttttcctttaggaaagaaatgtaaaaacattaagCACCACCCCTTAGTGGCTTAACTCATAAGTAAGGAAGTTGATAGGAAgaatacaacatttaaaaaataaaaaatgagaggTGCGGAGACTTCTTTTAAATAATACAATTGCTagaacaagctggaataaaaaaaatccacaaaaaacaaaaatttaggAAATGATTGTTTCACAAGCAGTCCAAAATTCtcttacatttgcaaatatatctACCAGTTGTAAAAAGGTGCAGGTTGcaagtgtggctcctttaaaagatataaataatttgGTTATGAAGGACATTGAAGAAGAAAATGTACTTAATCTGTTCTTTGTTTTCAATATATGCAATAGAGGAATCAGAATACTGATAGGAGCACAGATAGGAGCACAGATGGCTCTGCTGCATTAAGACAATGGTTGATGGATAATTTCATACTTAAAATGTTTACACAAGGTTAATGTTAACATTTGAATAAGACACCatggccagatggaatacaccctgtagtatgttatagaggtTAGTTATTTTTAGCTGGGCCACTTTTTCTCATTCTCATGGTACccatggattggaggaaagccaATGTAATTCCATTATGTAATTATTAtggaaaatatgaataaatgttatGTTCTGAAGAATGGCGGGGGTATGGCTtagtaaaaaaggtaaaaaattggacagtggggttgcagtaAACTGGGTCTACTTGGATTTTTCCAAAGCATTTAATATAGAGCCTCATAGATATTTGCTATCTAAAAAAATGTCTGTCGCTCTTTATTTGAAGGCACACAAGAGCGTTGGCTccacaggctgagagaagtgaatCCGCTCTCTTCCCCAGCTCTGTTGATCTGCACCGAAAAATAGAGTTTCTGCTTTAGTGCAGGCACTCGGAGTAGAACAGAGGTTGACTCAGACAatgcaaaagcaggcatttttgggCCAACCTCTGTTCCGAGTTCCTGAATGCGATGGAACTGCCGTTGCCCAATGGAAACTGACTACagaatcaggtacagagggtggttgtcaatTGTACactctctacttggagtaaggttcttagtggggtctcaCGTGGTTATGtgttgggcccacttttatttaatttgttcagtaGTGAATAAGGGGAGTgtattttaagtaatgtatcagtgttttcagatgacacaaaactataccGGCCTATTATTTCCATTTAGAATCAGAAATCCCTGCAGGGTGATCTGGACAAGCTGGGTGGCTAAATCTCAAATGCAATTCAATGATAATAACTTAAGTCTTGTACCCGTAATGAGACTAAATTAGACGAATCCTCAGTGGAGAGGACCTGGGGATATTTGTGGGGAATAAACTTGGCTGCAGCAAGCAATGCAAGTCAGCAGCAGGCAGCCCCTGCAAGTTATtgatctacagtatattagaaatTAGAGATTTGAGGAAGGAGATGGTCAATCAGATCAGGATGAAGTAACAGTTTAATAAACAAGTGAAAACGAATACCTTTTGTCATTCTCTTTATGTATACACATACTCCAAGGATTATCAGGAGGGGGAGCAATGTGGCACTGACAGGGATGAGGATATACAAATGATGTCTGTTGTTGGATTCTGTTTGTTGGGAGTGGAAAAACAAGGCATTGGTGTAAAATATAGAAGGACACTTCTAATCATTGGTAGTTATATAGttagcttgtttatatagctcaatgtgattttatttctaaaaaaaaaaaaggatggaaaAACAAGATAACAAGACATTAACATCTAAACCACTTTATTCACAGTAaattttttcagtgtaaaaacagaaaaaatgcacAATTCAAATCGATAATAAAAAtcagaatattttatattaaaaatagtaCTTAAAATTATAATGCAAGtcttaatttccttttatttttagtgCGTGTTTCTGATATTTGTATAAATTTTTCTTCTGGTTTAAGCACCCAAAAATTGCTGATGACCTAACTCTATATCCCTGAGGGAAATGAGGTTGATCATGGTGACATGGATGAGCCCATTTGTCCAATCACAGGGCAGTTCTTTGCCACCAGTATTGATGGGGATAGCTTTTGTTGTGAAGACCTAATAGAGCAATTACTTCAGGAAAAGCAGCTTAATTGTACCTTAATAAACAGGGTACAGAGGTCAAATTGAAGTGGAGCATACTGAATGAGTGAAACAATGGGGTGGGCTGTGCCATGCATGTGATATCATTCCACCGTGTTTTTGGCCTGAAAATTCAAAAAAGGACGCCAGGACTGGGGTTCAATGCTCCACTACTGTAGGTCCTTCTAgttagtgttcctgggtgcttctaaATTCCTTATTGATTGTTTCCTAGACTTCTGACCCTCTGCTTTGTTCCTGACCATGTAGCTGCCTCTGAACCCTTTCCTGAAAATGACAACGAAAGTACTGAACTCTATATCTGGTGATTCCTCCTCGGTCTGAACTTCTTCTCTTCTAGAGCCATTAGGCGTGACAATTACAGGCCTTACATGCACTTTCTAAAGTATGAAAGGGCACGTAAGgccagaaacatgttgtgtgcactAGAACATTTACCTATATATTGAGACTCAATGATTTAATATCTATGCTCCTGTGTAATCTGCATGCTTCTGTAAGGAGATTCCTATAGCTTGTTTATGTATAGTGcttatattattctttattatgtATACCAGCCATTTGTGCTTTATTCTTTTTTGTCATTATTACAAATAGTGAACCGATTTCTATAAAATGCTCAGAGATAGTTTAAGCCATTTTTCTGATATGTTttagatttactgtatatatatatatatatatatatatatatatatatatataatcaaaatctggaataaagcattcctgggccagcacttccctttgtaaaacaagtgtctttttattatttcaatatatatatatattcaccataGGAACAACCAGTGGATTCTCCAAACTGCTGTGATCCACATGGCAGGAGTAAGTGGCGCCCTCCTCTGGTGTTACCTCCACACTGACTCTGATCTGATAGGTGCCATCAGGGTTTGGCAGGATCTCTGCTGATTCCTCGGAGTAAATCTCATCTCTCCCATTCTTTATCCACTTCACTTCCACATCTCGGGGGTAGAACCCATACACCCAGCAGTGCAGTTCTGTGAGACTGTTTGATTCTGAGTTTAAAATCTTCACATTGGGGTGAACTGGGTTGAAAAGTATTTAGTTATCTCCATACATACGGTATATAACTAACTTTTCCACAATAAAAGCTTTACTCAGCTCATTATTCTTTAGCTTGTTTAGAAACAGGTGGAAGATGATATAATCAATGAGGCACAGAAGGAGGACGGTTATAACCCTGATCGAGAGCAGCAGGGCCCACCAGAATTTCTCCCAGTGCCCTAGTGGGCCAGTCCCACCCCAAGAAATATACTCCACATTATGCAAGAATGCCCATAAATAAAAGACTTAATAAATAGTGGTGGTAGAGAAATCATTTAGCAAATAGTCTCAGTTCCTTCCACGTACTCCATTCTCGTAAGTCCATAAGGGGTACTATAAATAATACAGCAGCCTATAAATATACACATTCCCCCCACCCAAAATACATCTTTCCTAGAAAATTGATAAATATTGATATGTTCCTACAATTTAATTTATACAACCTTTAATAATACTGTCTTCGTGTTCCAACAGACTCTCCTAGTGCTCTTTATGTTCCACATGGGCATTGTAGAGCATACATTGTGGATCTGAGTTATCAATATTCAAGCTAGTATTGggcaaatcattttgaaaaatcacgtACCATATCTGTGTTCTTTTTTAAATCAAGGTTTATTTATATGATCAGCTTAACATTCCAGGTGCTCTCTGCTTGGTAGATCAGGCTAAGTTTAGtgctagtatatatataatacacaacataatgtttgtgaaggttctcattcatccaggtaatgttatatctgtagaaataagtcaaatcaactggacttgctgtgtttcaccagtcatctaaCTGGCATTCTAAATTGAGAAAGACAGTTGAATGACTGGTGTAATGTcttcaagtccagttgatttgacttatttatacagataatacacaggggcacatttactattggtcgaatatcgagggttaattaaccctcgatattcgactatcgaagttaaatccttcgacttcgaatatcgaagtcgaaggatttaccggtattcgttcgaacgattccaaggattttaatccattgatcgaatgaaattccttcgatcagaaatttgctagaaagcctatggggaaggtccccataggctttctagcaaatttctgatcgaaggaggttttagatggcgaagtaggaggtcgaaattttttttaaagagacagtacttcgactatcgaatggttgaatagtcgaacgatttttagttcgaatccttcgattcgaagtcgaagtcgtggtcgaagtagcccattcgatggtcgaagtagccaaaaaaacactttgaaattcgaagtttttttacttcgaatccttcactcgaagttaatgaattggcccccaagtgTCTATCATGATATACTCTGGTAGTTGTACATCATCAATGGAGTTCCAGTGAGCTTTCCTAATATTTCTTTTCTTGGGCACAAGTCAGCTGAAAAGTAGACATACCTATGTCTTCAAAAAATACTCACCAGATGTCTTGTTAAAAATGGACGTGAAATATGCAACCTGTTGCTTTTGATATTTTAGAAATTCCTGGGCATATTTCATTTGCAGTTCCAGATGCTCGGTGAGTGCTTTTAGTGATGGGATCAAAGGTTGAACAAAGGGGATTTTACTGTTGTATTTCCCATACTGCAAACCGTCCAAATACCCTGTGATTGTGTAACGCGGCACTCCAGCAATAGGGGCTGATGTTACACTTATATAATACTGCAGAGAGTGGCTGCCTGAAATACATACAAAGACTTAAAGACCATTGCTTCAAATTGCATTACAACATAATATCAGGtacatataaaggtatgggacctgtaatccataATTCTCGGGAccagggatttccagataacagatctttatgtaatttcaATCTTCAcactttaaagggaacctgtcatcggaaaacatgttttttccaaaacacatcagttaatagtgctactccagcagaattctgcactgaaatccatttctcaaaagagcaaacagatttttttatattcaattttgaaatctgacatgggactagacattttgtcaatttcccagctgcccctggtcatgtgacgtgtgcctgcactttaggagagaaatgctttctggcaggctgctgtttttccttctcaatgtaactgaatgtgtctcagtgagacatgggtttttactattgagtgttgctcttagatctaccaggcagctgttatcttgtgttagggagctgctatctggttaccttaccattgttcttttgtttggctgctggggggaaaagggagggggtgatatcactccaacttgcagtacagcagtaaagagtgattgaagtttatcagagcacaagtcacatgacttggggcagctgggaaattgacaatatgtctagccccatgtcagatttcaaaattgaatataaaaaatctgtttgctcttttgagaaatggagttcagtgcagcattcccatgacaggatcccttaaagtctgcaagaaaatcatttaaacattaaataaacccaataggctggttttgcttccaataaggattatttatatcttagttgggatcaagtacaagcgactgttttattattacagaaaaaaaagaaatcatttttaaaaatgtggataatttggaCAAAATGAAGTCTGCAGGAATTTGATAACCAGTATGCAcccatttttacaacatttctgatttGTACCCTTTGTGTTAGTATAAAACTGAAACATACCAAGGAAAGAATCATTGCATCACATGTATAAAAAGTGTTCGAAAACTGAAGACATGCCTCTTTTATAATGCAGTTCttttctgagcaattttacagtgTTACGgggattgttttatttatattttgccctGTTATAGATTTAGACTTCTCACTCGACTTCATATCCAAACATCATCATTCAATTAAATTTGCACTGCTTTATATGTCATACTTGCTAAATTCTATTTTAGAAGGCACAGATACTTATGGGCCCATTAGTGCTTTTGCACTTCTTCCCAAGGACATATTTAATTACCCTTACAGGAATTGTATTGCCTGAACTCTGTTAGCAAGTGATAACATGCCTGGAAACTCTTCCCAATCATCTCATGCAGAGGTTAGAAATGAGTTCTATGTCAGGttggttgttgttgttatttgtcatttatttgaaGAGTTAGCATGATTTAAGTAATGGGTATGAGAGTGTGTAGACTGGGTCATTATCactaaataaacagaataaataaaacaaatacaaacacgTCCTTGGTGATAACAGGGGGAACATTTTCCAGTTGTATGCAAATACTTTAGTACTTCATCCAAATCAAACATCACCTGGTCACATGGGCAAGTACAATATGTACAGGATCATTCACAGCAATTTCCTGATTTACTTATCAGATGTTGTTTAATACTTGGGTATAAGGATAGAAAGATCGATATTCTGTACCTTGTTCTGGCTGAGATTGTATGTAAAGGGACCCTTTTAAGCTGATTAAGTTTGGGTCACATAgaaagttaggttaaaaaaagacacacgaccatcaagttcaaccttttaatatttgctttttgaGGGGAAGTTAGGTTTCTGGGAAGTTCAAACTGCTTCTTTCACGGAAAGTTCTCACATTTGTTGGGGAGCAGACAGGCCAGAAATTTCTGCACCACAAGACCTTCCTTGTTTTGGTATTGAGTGAATAATTTAATATTTCCCTGCTTTTTTCATCCTCATTGACAAAGCTTTATTTGGTGGGGATTAATGTATAGACCAAAAGAGGTGAACATTCCTTATTTTGCCAATAGCCTAGTGTATAATAATTTTGCTGATCGGGAACCCACAACTGACAGCTGGTATGTATTTACTCCAAGGAGAACTTCTTCAGCTCTAGTCTTCACTAATGCCATTTTGGGTTGCAGAACTTTATTTGTAGACCAATAATTGACCTACTGACTTGAGAGATCAGTGCCAATAGTGAGGTACAGATAAAGGAAGGGTAAAATCATAGTTAAAGTATAGGCCAAAAAAGTCAGGGCAGGGAGCAAGGATAGTTGTCTGTAAAACATGCAAAGGTCAAAAAAggacaaaaacacaggaacaggTTTactgggaacaaaaaaaaaaacagtagccaGCTTGTGAAAGGGCACCATGCAGAAATGggactatatataaaaaaaagtgcccCAAGTGGGGAATTGGGCTACAAGAAATTATACAGCAACATTGGCCACGTCATTATGTGGATATTCTGGCATTATGATGTGCATCACCTGATCAAACACCACACAATCATACCAAGGGTAGGGGCACCCATGGACAGAATCAAGCAGTACTCGAAAAGGTAGTGTGTGGTCTGCTCTCCTGGTGTACCTTACACGGTTATTTAACAGTTGATTGATTGAGTTTGGGTGGTATGTGGCCATGGAAGGCCCAGTTTGATCATACTGAAAACCATGAATCCTGGAGTCTTTGCCACTGTTTTCTAATGAGagattaacaatatatatatatatctctatatatcctGATGATGGTCCGCTGTGGACTGAAATGCGTAGCTTTTATGAAAATTGTGCCATAAACACTTTCAATTCATGAACTATAATTACATTGGTGAGCACCCGGCCCTTACTGTTCTGAATGGTGTGTGCAGatacatggaaatatatatatatatatatatatatatatatattatatatatatatatatgtgtgtgtgtgtttattttaatgggaaattaacaatatagGCTAGTGGTTACTGTGTAGCTGGttcctctagggcagtgatccccaaccagtagcttgtgagtaacatgttccccaacccattggatgttgttcccagtggcctcaaagcaggagcttatttttgaattccagttttggaggcaagttttggttgtataaaaaccagatgtactgccaaacagagcctcaatgtaggttgacaatccacataggggctaccaaatggtcaatcacaacgctaatttggcaccccaagaatatttttcatgctagtgttgttccccaacccattttacttctgaatattgctcacaggttcaaaaggttggggatccctgctctagagggaACCCTGGGTTGACGCAACATAGGGAAAGATCTAAGGAGACTGCCTACTTGCACCAAAGATAATGCTGGAAACTCAGTATGAGGGTCAGTTAGGGTttggtaaagctggccacagacgcaaagatctgatcata
The sequence above is a segment of the Xenopus laevis strain J_2021 chromosome 8L, Xenopus_laevis_v10.1, whole genome shotgun sequence genome. Coding sequences within it:
- the LOC121397203 gene encoding major histocompatibility complex class I-related gene protein-like, which gives rise to CQSATASCAGCAGEFKQHSGSHSLQYYISVTSAPIAGVPRYTITGYLDGLQYGKYNSKIPFVQPLIPSLKALTEHLELQMKYAQEFLKYQKQQVAYFTSIFNKTSVHPNVKILNSESNSLTELHCWVYGFYPRDVEVKWIKNGRDEIYSEESAEILPNPDGTYQIRVSVEVTPEEGATYSCHVDHSSLENPLVVPMNPTTDIICISSSLSVPHCSPS